A window from Candidatus Woesearchaeota archaeon encodes these proteins:
- a CDS encoding Era-like GTP-binding protein, which translates to MVNLLNFLNRFFRNIFKKKKHLKIGIYGPPNGGKTTLANRICQDWLGEDLGKVSSIAHETREIQIKEQVTIKSGSKELSFNLVDTPGIATKIDYEDFMKAGMSEKDSKERAKEATKGVIDSIKWLDNMDVVIVVLDGTKDPYSQVNITIIGNLEARKIPVLIVANKVDLKKADIKKVQGAFPQYKIVGISAKFGDNIEEFYKALFEIANR; encoded by the coding sequence ATGGTCAATCTGCTAAATTTTTTGAACAGGTTCTTTAGAAATATTTTCAAAAAGAAGAAGCATCTGAAGATAGGAATATACGGCCCCCCAAACGGAGGAAAAACCACCCTTGCCAACAGGATATGCCAGGACTGGCTTGGAGAAGACCTTGGAAAGGTCTCAAGCATTGCCCACGAAACAAGGGAGATCCAGATAAAGGAGCAGGTTACAATAAAGTCAGGAAGCAAGGAATTATCCTTCAACCTTGTGGACACTCCGGGAATTGCAACAAAGATTGACTATGAGGACTTCATGAAAGCGGGGATGAGCGAGAAGGATTCAAAGGAGAGGGCAAAGGAAGCAACAAAGGGGGTTATAGACTCGATAAAGTGGCTGGACAACATGGATGTTGTAATAGTAGTCCTTGACGGAACAAAAGACCCATACTCCCAGGTAAATATCACAATTATAGGCAACCTTGAGGCAAGGAAAATACCTGTTCTCATTGTTGCAAACAAGGTTGACCTGAAAAAGGCAGACATAAAGAAAGTGCAGGGGGCATTCCCGCAATACAAGATTGTAGGGATATCTGCAAAATTCGGCGACAACATTGAGGAGTTCTACAAGGCGCTCTTCGAAATAGCAAACAGGTGA
- a CDS encoding DUF2073 domain-containing protein, whose amino-acid sequence MITLQFVPYSEIEHLSSVGKIRKLLKIARENKIVVLEGRLRKEEEAEMIKTTMEEIDDEFRGIEMAVISSEKKDEDIFGKIRTELFSLLLGNRQGFTIIGPASVVKEIKKDPNKIQLLAQDSKKKRK is encoded by the coding sequence ATGATAACGCTCCAATTTGTACCATACTCTGAGATAGAGCATCTATCCTCTGTGGGAAAGATAAGAAAACTCCTGAAAATTGCAAGGGAAAACAAGATTGTGGTTCTTGAAGGAAGGCTCAGGAAAGAAGAAGAAGCAGAAATGATAAAGACAACAATGGAAGAAATAGATGACGAATTCAGGGGGATAGAAATGGCTGTAATATCCTCTGAAAAGAAGGATGAGGATATCTTTGGAAAGATAAGAACTGAGCTTTTCAGCCTGCTTCTTGGAAACAGGCAGGGCTTCACAATAATAGGCCCTGCATCAGTTGTCAAGGAGATAAAGAAAGACCCGAACAAGATTCAGCTTTTGGCGCAGGACTCCAAAAAAAAGAGGAAATGA
- a CDS encoding Zn-ribbon containing protein, whose product MPHQCVRCGKIYDDGAQEILKGCGCGARLFFYIKKEKLEALKSATINLTPEEKVEIEKDVIEMIGAEEAEKQPVVLDFESIRVSKPGKYELDLVKIFKEEPIVYKIEEGKYVIDVASAFQMHPKRKR is encoded by the coding sequence ATGCCACACCAGTGCGTAAGATGCGGAAAGATTTATGATGACGGTGCCCAGGAAATCCTAAAGGGGTGCGGCTGCGGAGCGCGGCTTTTTTTCTACATAAAAAAGGAAAAGCTTGAGGCGCTTAAGAGCGCAACAATAAACCTGACTCCAGAGGAAAAGGTTGAGATTGAGAAGGATGTAATTGAGATGATCGGGGCAGAAGAGGCTGAAAAGCAGCCTGTTGTGCTTGACTTTGAGTCAATAAGGGTGTCAAAGCCCGGAAAATACGAGCTTGACCTTGTCAAGATATTCAAGGAAGAGCCGATTGTCTACAAGATTGAAGAAGGAAAGTATGTGATTGATGTTGCATCAGCATTCCAGATGCATCCTAAAAGGAAGAGATAG